TTGAAGTATCTTTTAAATTACTTAAATCGGCACGTTTACCTAAAATTAAAGATAAACCACCAAGAAGGATAGATTTTCCTGCTCCAGTTTCACCTGTAATTATAGAAAAACCATCGTTAAAATTAACCTGTAAATGATCGATTAATGCGTAATTTTTTATAGAAAGCGATGTTAGCATTTTTTGTAGTCTTTTATGTTAGACTTAATATTTAGTTGTTAGTATAAAAGTGTTATTCTAAAACTTAATGTTACTCCATTTAGAACTATGCATGGGCGCAATACGTTGCAGTGTTTCTTTTAAACTTGCAATATTTACGTTTGGACCATCGCTAAAAATTTGTTCTAACTCGTCGGCCTTTGCGTCAAAAAACGTTCGTAATAAAAAAGAATTAGGTCTACGACTATTCATATCTTTAAATGTAGAAAGTGCCGATGCAATCTCTTCTTTACCTTTTTTATTATTTTCTGCCATAACATCCATACCTACTCTGTGGTAAGTATACATAACCTCACGAAACTCTTTAAACGTAGGCGACATGATGTTATCGATAAGTGCAAAACGACTTTGTAAACCATCTTCTAACTTCCAACCTGCCGAATTACTTTGCTGCGAATAATTAGTAATAATTTGCGCTTGTTTAAAATAAGGATCTCCACCTTTTTCGGCAAATGAATCGGCATCTAAACCGAGAACCATATATACATGAAACCCTAACACAGAAACTAAATTAGATTCGTATTGCGTAGGATTAAAGATTAGGTTTTGAAATTCTAAATATCTAAAATTAAAATCTTTATCGTTAAAATTATAAATTGGAGAACTGTATGATGAGCCGTAAGTTGGTCGAGAAGATTGCACTTGTAACGTTGCACTAAAAGACTCTCCGCTATACTCAATGATATTAATAAACATACTACAATCTACACGCTCTTGTGGTGCAAACTTCTGGTTAGTCCATTTTGTTTTATTTACAAACTCGGTAAGTTGTTTTTCTAGAGTTTTAAAAATAGGAAAGTTTTCGTTTCCGGTTTGTTGCGCATTAACAATCACTTTACAGTTTAGTTCTTGCGAAATACCCGTGAAACTTAATACTAACAATAAAACAACTAATATGTTACGCATGTATATTTTCAATAATTTTATTTAACAAATCTATCGCCACATCGGCTTTTGATTTTAGGCTATTTTCGGTAATATTACCAGCATCATCAATAAAAGTAACCTTATTGGTGTCACCTTTAAAACCAGCGCCTTTATCATTTAACGAATTTAAAACAATTAAATTTAAATTCTTTCTTTTTAATTTTCCTTTTGCATTTTCGAGCTCGTTATTAGTTTCTAAAGCAAAACCTACTAAGTATTGACTTGTTTTAATATCGCCTAACGAAGCTAAAATATCTTTAGTACGCCCTAACTCTAACGTTAACGTATCACTTTTCTTTTTTATTTTCTGATTAGAAACTTCTTTTGGAGTAAAATCGGCAACTGCTGCAGAAAGCACAGCAACATCAACAGTATTGAAATGCTCGTGAACCGCATTATACATATCAGCAGCACTAACAACCGGCACTACGTTTATTAAAGAATGTGATACTTTTTGATGTGTTGGTCCTGAAATTAAAACCACTTCGGCTCCAAGGTTGGCAGATGCTTTTGCTATTTCAAAACCCATTTTTCCACTAGAATGATTACCAATAAAACGCACAGGATCTATGGCCTCATAAGTTGGTCCAGCAGTAATCAATATTTTTTTTCCGCGTAGTGGTAATTTCCCTAAGATATCTTGTTCAATAAAAGACAGAATATCTTCTGGTTCTGCCATCCGGCCCTCGCCTACTAAACCACTCGCTAATTCTCCGCTTCCAGCAGGAATCATAATATTTCCAAAACTCTTAAGTTTTTTAAAAGATTCTAATGATGCGGGATGCTTATACATATCTAAATCCATTGCTGGTGCGAAATACACCGGACATTTAGCTGATAAATATGTCGCTAGAAGTAAATTGTCGCTAGCACCATTCATCATTTTAGATAAGGTATTAGCTGTGGCAGGCGCAATAATAAAAACATCGGCCCAAAGTCCTAAATCTACATGATTATTCCAAGTAGCATTATCATCTTCTTCATTTGTAAAAGTAGAATGTACCGGGTTTTTAGAAAGTGTAGATAAGGTTAAAGGCGTAACAAACTCTTTAGCCGCAGGCGTCATCACGACTTTTATGTTTGCTCCAGATTTAACAAATAACCTAACTAATGAAGCCGTTTTATAAGCTGCAATACCTCCTGTAACTCCTAACAGTACATTTTTACCGTTTAAAATACTCATAAAATAGATGATTCAATTTTAATATTTACTTAATAACCTAAGAAACTCCAAGCCTATTATTATAATTGGTTTGGAGTTTAAATATTGTAAAGAAATTTAAGAATTTACTCTTGAGTATCTTCTTCTGTATTTCTAAAATAAATTTTATCTGTTAACCATTCTTGAACAGCTAATGAATGAGGTTTTGGTAATTTTTCGTAAAATTTAGACACC
The window above is part of the Algibacter sp. L3A6 genome. Proteins encoded here:
- a CDS encoding DUF4835 family protein — translated: MRNILVVLLLVLSFTGISQELNCKVIVNAQQTGNENFPIFKTLEKQLTEFVNKTKWTNQKFAPQERVDCSMFINIIEYSGESFSATLQVQSSRPTYGSSYSSPIYNFNDKDFNFRYLEFQNLIFNPTQYESNLVSVLGFHVYMVLGLDADSFAEKGGDPYFKQAQIITNYSQQSNSAGWKLEDGLQSRFALIDNIMSPTFKEFREVMYTYHRVGMDVMAENNKKGKEEIASALSTFKDMNSRRPNSFLLRTFFDAKADELEQIFSDGPNVNIASLKETLQRIAPMHSSKWSNIKF
- the coaBC gene encoding bifunctional phosphopantothenoylcysteine decarboxylase/phosphopantothenate--cysteine ligase CoaBC, which gives rise to MSILNGKNVLLGVTGGIAAYKTASLVRLFVKSGANIKVVMTPAAKEFVTPLTLSTLSKNPVHSTFTNEEDDNATWNNHVDLGLWADVFIIAPATANTLSKMMNGASDNLLLATYLSAKCPVYFAPAMDLDMYKHPASLESFKKLKSFGNIMIPAGSGELASGLVGEGRMAEPEDILSFIEQDILGKLPLRGKKILITAGPTYEAIDPVRFIGNHSSGKMGFEIAKASANLGAEVVLISGPTHQKVSHSLINVVPVVSAADMYNAVHEHFNTVDVAVLSAAVADFTPKEVSNQKIKKKSDTLTLELGRTKDILASLGDIKTSQYLVGFALETNNELENAKGKLKRKNLNLIVLNSLNDKGAGFKGDTNKVTFIDDAGNITENSLKSKADVAIDLLNKIIENIHA